A window of Thalassophryne amazonica chromosome 12, fThaAma1.1, whole genome shotgun sequence genomic DNA:
gagggttcaagcatgtctgacgtaaaaacatatgaatgaaatccatatagtttttgaaaaaaaaaaaaaggacctatactttattgacagacctcatatatatatatatatatatatatatatatgtgtgtgtgtgtcagggcgAGCGGCTGCCTGCAATCGTAgtggctggacccacaatgcaaacccCCAGACGAGGCTTAAGTGTAAGagtaaacatggtctttattccaggctcaggtaTGGTACACGTGATCAATCAggggagcagaggtacaatctgGATTAGGCAACAATgcagtcatggttgagcaggggtCAAAGGCAcgaacaaacacagacatctgggatgaggcaagaggcatgagggatacagagcaaaaatatGGTACATGGTGCAAGGCAAAGATCAGGACTGAAAAAGAGAGTTGGAATGTGTACAAGACAAGAAACTGGCGCTGGTGTGGtgactgggaggagattaaataggacaggagttaacaaggtgcatgtgaggaacaatctagaaggggggcGTGGCTAGCGaacaaagattaaacactgtgccagatggggaggaagagagtgcacaaaATGAAGTGATGTAGGATACAAAGATGCATGAGCAAGTGCCAAGAGTGAAAGTGAAAGAAAACACAGAgcggacagaatcaaagtgtgagacaaagacaaTAACAGGTGCAGTGCTGTGGAGTGGGAACATAGTTGGAGGGGCATGAGGGAAACAGAGAACTATGAACAAAGGTAAAATAGAGACTGACGACAGAATAACATATAACCAAGAactgggcatgaacatgagaactgatcaggaaacATGGAGCataaatactaaagcaaaactaaactggtGACAATAGTGATAAGAgccaaataaacaagtgataacctcATGAAAACTACCTGAGAAAATAGAGATAAATactaaaactaaattaaacaGGAACTGATTTAAGAAAACAAGGCggtaaaacaaaccataagaaaagcagtgacgaaacaacaacagaaaacaaatcctgacattaCAGCACAACAACTATAACAAATGAGGGCAAGtagataaacaagtgataaattaatgaacagtaaatgaaaacacaactgactgaagaaaactagaacagaatgaaaggccaaagtaaaTAGTAACAAAGATAAAGTGACAAtgtaaaacagaacagagaataataaatcaaatctatatatctatatatatactgtgcacactctatgactgctgggataggctccagcccccccatgacccttgattggactaagttgttgaaaatgtgtgtgtgtgtgtgtgtgtgtgtgtgtgtgtgtgtgtgtgtgtgtgtgtgtgtgtgtgtgtgtgtgtgtgtgtgtgtgtgtgtgtagtgctgTGCAAAAGTAttaggcatcccagagttataataaaagtagcaTTTGCCCCTCTCCCCACTCCAtttttttattggcatgtcaacacaaaattaGTTCCAACAAAGGTAAATATTTGAGCTATATTTTTATTATATAATAaaagataacaataataatttctttgtgtCCCGGCCAGTacaataccacacaaacacagctgaaaatgatcatgcaatattaaaataattGTATGTTctttgaggtcctgcaacttatactctgtgacatatacactgaaaaatcacacCTGAATAGAACTCAGTTTTCATATTGATTaccattaaagttgaaattcatcacacatttaatttatttatgaatattcatcaggttttgtcatttttaatgcttttatggtGTGGTAAATGTGTCTAAAACTTTGCGTAGTACTGTATATACAAAAGGGACAGTCCAGTTGTCACTGATTATTTTGTTAACAGGAAAGTTCCCGTGACAGACTCTCTGCTGTTGTCCCGTGTTGATTAGTTGAAGGCTCTTTCGTTGTCTGTTGGCTGCCAATTATGAGCTAAGCTCTTTAGCGGTTTTGCTTCAGCCCTAAGTTATTGATACAGTCTCATCATCTGCACTCACTATAGCCGAGGTTCCAATTTGAGAAGTTTGCACAGCAACTATCTCTTGTTGTATATATTTTGATTTGAACAATACACTGGGAGGTATCAGGGGATCTCCCTGATTGTGACCCTCGACTCCCCGTAACGTTTTCCCCTTAAGGATTCATTCATATCCATTTGAATAATGGCGTTCCTTGTGAATCAAATGTTGGGCGATAAGTTGAAGAGTTTTACCAGCTCCTGCGGTGAAGGTGACGGAAAAGCAGGAGCAGCTGGAAAGGAAACGCCAGAGTCCAAAGGCATGTCCAGGGAAGAGTTTGAAGAGTACCAAAGGCAGCTGGTGGAAGAGAGGTGAGAAGGCACAACATTAATAACACTGCACTCATATtctacaataacatttattatatgcTAATTATTCTTGTTTAATTTGTACGTGGCACTGAAGGAAGTTTTCATGTTCCAGAAACTGACAGTGCACTGAATGATGTTGTACgtatgtgatttggtgctatatgaagaaATTAAACTGTATTACACTGAAGTAGAATATTAGCTGCTGAACTGACTAACAGGGAAATCTGTTATAAAAACAAAATGATGACCTACATGTTTATTAAGCAGAGATTAGCAGGTGCGATTAGCCTCatttaaaagggggggggggggggcacctgcTGTCTCTTGGCCAAGAAGAACATCTGATTGAAATGAACCTTTCTTCATTACTGACATGTTCATTCAAGCAATTTCAAGTCacgattaaattaaattaaacacaatTTCCTGCATTGAGAGTGTGAGTTTTGTACGACaactttggtttgtttttttaggaGACAGCACATCATGAATACTGGTTACTTTTTTAACTGTCTTGTAACAAGTTGCAGCAGCATTAAAGTGcaactgacatgattttttttgttgttgttgttcctgaTTCAAATTATGTCGTGATAATAAGCATTTTGTTCTGTTGACAAATATACTGAGTGATTGAAGTGTGATCCTAATACACATTATTTTGGCAAATCAGGCACTCACAAACAGCCTCCATCCTTACAAGCAGCTCTGAGGAAAACGTTATTTTGTCAGTGTCTGAAAGCTCGTACGAGGCGGACACTAACAGAGAAGATAAAGTTACAGTTTTATTTGGTGATCAGCCTGACGGGTTTGAGCAAAATAAATCTGAAATAGATAACAAAGGGAGCAAATATAACAGAAACCCTGATGGGATGCAGGTACCAGGAATTGGATTGTGGTGGTTCTATGCTGATTTACTCCCTGCACGAGACCCCCTCCGGGCGTCCCCTCTCCCCCCcaacacaaaattttgcacaaacagaattttttttattattattttattgttatttttaatattttagaagtgcttttgaaattgcaattgaaattggtgTCAAAAGACCCTAGGCAACAATATTactccaaaacaaaacatccatgaattgcaaatttgaatgaaCATGCCCTATTATATTTACTTAATCTAGTTCTGTCAGCCATCCTGCATACCtcagttgtttaaatattaaacagatTATACTGTAAAACACAATACATTTTGTTAAATTAGTTATATATTTAGTTGAACAACCATGTTATGTGGTGAGGGTTAACAAAACtattattgaattgaattgaagattTCCCACCTTCATTCAACAAATAAATCCTGACTGTTCAAAGACTGTTAAGAAAATATCTCCATTCACATGAAATGCAACAGGTGGCTGAGGTGCATGGAGAGTGGGGTGGACCAGGGCGCCCTGTCTTGTCCCAGCAAGAGCCTCAGAGTGAGGCTTTGCCAGCCAAAGCTGCATGCTCCAGCTTCATGCTTTAGCAGTCTCTGGTTCTCCACCCTGGTTTGTGTGTTCAGTGCAGGTTCGTCAGAGGGCAGCCGGAGCAGTGTGGAGTCGCTGATGAAATGTGGTGCACCGCAAACAAATTGTGCCTGGCGGGGAGCCGTCAGGTGTGACGTGGGTCTGATCTTTATCAATGTGTATGTCAGAATTATTATGTGCCTGAGAGCATCACATTATTCTCTCTTTTTGAATGGTCACAGCCCAACACACAgctggtggaggtgtgtgtgtgtatacttgtgtaataatgtgtatccagaTCTAACctcaatcaattaatcatttatttttatcaACAGAACACACATactatcaagaaaaaaaagaagaaaaaagaaaaaaaaagtggatcGTAAACTGTAAAGGACTTACCTGTGACTTTTCACGTCTGGCACATTTTACTGATATTTCATTATAATCCTCAGGATGCATATTTTCTTCTGGCTTTGTAAAATACTGCTTCTGGCTTTAAAGTGCATTTTTGGGGTCATGTTTATTTCCATATCAGACGGAAGCATGTGTCCTTCCACAGCCTGAGCAGACGACTCTTAAATAGAAAAAAGGGTTAAATCTATTATCAGTACAGGCACTGCACCACATCAGAGTCAAATATTTCAAATACATCAAATATTtctgggtttatttcattttggcAGTGCACAGTTGTGCAGTTATTTCTGAGTTGATATCAGTGTTGATTCAACCTTCTACAAGTATAATTTAACACTCTGGTGTCATTTTAATGCTGCCTATAACTTATGTGAGAAATAGGAAAAGAGAGTTTGTAAAACATGCTGGTTGTAGTTGTGGGTTCAAACCCAACCTGAGCCCTTTGTCTGTAAAGTTCCTGTAAAACAGTGTGGGCTGCGGCCCCCTGGCGGGCAGTGAAAGTATTGCAGGTAGGCCTTGAGAGGTAATTACAAAGTCTTATATTTTCAATTTTGTAGTGAAGTTTTACCTTTTCTTAAAAATATTTGActattttgaaaaagtaatcagaagtaataaaacaaagccGTGGTATTCATGGTATCTAACCAAGTTTCAGAACCCATCAGAATGACATAAAATCAGGTTTTAACTCTGGGTGAGTTGAATGAACCCTGAGGATTTTGCTGTGTGGCCTCTCACACTAATGACGACATGTATAGTTTGAGAGGTGTGAGCGTGACGCTGACATTAAGTCAGTTTTCTAGGTCAGGAAAGCAAATCTGGATTGAGGAGGAGAATAAATAACAGTGTAGTTTCCAGACAAAGCCATGTGTGAAGCCACCAGGTTTATACGTGTGGATGTGCATACacacttaattttatttatttattcattttcacaTCACAGTTAAGCACTGTCATTTCCAAAAAGTGTCTTCTCCAAAAGATTCATGGATACtttgatttgttttattgttgaaacaagataatattttgaaatgtcattgtccatccatccattcatcttcTATCGCctcatccaattaagggtcgtggggggctggagcctatcccagcagtcatagagcgcaaggcggggtacacgcaggacaggacgccagtctgtcacaggaccacaaacaaacacagacacacccacccacacacacacagacggcaAATTTTTTTAAAGACTGAAATGTCATTGTCTCACTTAAAACTTATATTTAAATTTCAGGTTATTTAATTTAGATTTATTGGAATAAGTTGAATGTTTTCTGTTATATACTGTCATTATAGTGCATAACGTTGACacatacttgtgtgtgtgtgtgtgtgtgtgtgttctgcaggATTCAGCGGGACAAAGACTTTGCTACGAAGAAGGCCGAAAGAGCCAATCTAAGAGTCGCACTTAGAGACAAATACAGACTTCCAGATGTAAGGAACCATAAAAATACATATTTGCTGATATCTGATTGAATAATTGCTTCCAACTTtagttttttgttcattttaacagTGTTTATATTAAATTTGTGTTAAATATTGTACATTTATTTTAAAGAagcacatttaaaaaacaaacagttgTGATGTTATGATTAACTTTGGTCTGATAAGCAATTAATCTTTGATTTGTGCATTTATAAGTGTTTCTGACAGAAATATTTCTTGTAACTAAAGCAATACTTCAGGAAATACTGAATTGGAGAGAGTTTGAGTAATTTATCATCATCCTGAAGTGAATACAGGTGCCAAACTAATTAACTTTGACTACATTCACATTACTGGTTGAAGTGACCTGAATCtgaattttgcttgtttgtttgtttgcttgctatTCATAGCAGAGCACACTCATTTGCATATCTCAGACCTGCTTTATGTCACATTCTCAACTTCTCAAAGAATGACCAGATAACTTTCACTATGTTCACATTATTGATTGAAGTAGCCTGAATCTAAGTTggatgtttttttatttgttgttcaCAGCAGATTAGACTCATTTGCATATTTTAGATCTGCTTTATGTCACATCCCTCACAATGTAATTGCTCAAAGAATGACCAGATAACTTTCACTACGTTCACATTATTGATTGAAGTGGCCTGAATCTaaattgtgtgtttttttctttatttgttgttCATAGCAGATTAGACTCATTTGTGCATCTTAGATCAGCTTTATGTAACATCCATACAATGTGCTCTCAGTATGACCAGATAACTAATAAGTACACAGGTCATTAAGTAATTAGTCACCCCTATATACTTTCTCTTGGTATATCTCACAACACAGAGTGCTCAAGATACTGCAACCGTTCAGATGGCTGGAGATGACATTGACCTCCCGGAGGATCTTGCAAAAATGGTAGAAGATgatgaggaagaggaagaaaCCAATGATTCACTCCTTCACCAAATTCAAAACATGGATATGGATACACTGAAAGCCAAAGCTCAGGCCACGATGACAGAAATGAAGCAGACTGCAGAGGAGAAGTGCACAGTCACATGATTACACTTCATTAAAGTGCATGTGCACCGATTTCCAGGGCCTTCAGTAATATATGAACTGCAGTATTGTAACACTTTAAATCAATGACGATTTAATCCAACAATTTGGAGTCTCAATTActgcttcttctttgtctttcggctgttcccgttaggggtcgccacagcagatcaatcgtttccatctcaccctgtcctctgtatcttcctctgtcacaccaaccacctgcatgtcctctctcagcacatccatgaacctcctctttggtctccctcttctcctcctgcctggtggctccatcctcagcatccttcttcctatataccctgggtccctcctctgcacatgtccaaaccatctcaatctcgcctctctgactttgtctccaaaccgtcccacctgagctgtccctctgatatgttcattcctaatcttgtccattcttgtcactcccaaagagaatctcaacatcttcagttctgccacctccagctctgcctcctgtctttttggtagtgccactgtctctaaaccatacaacatagctggtctcactactgttttgtaaactttccccttcactcttgctgatattcttcggtcacaaatcactcctgccacctttctccaccctgcctgcactctcttcttcacctctctaccacactctccattactttgaacagttgaccccaaatatttaaactcatctactttcaccacttctactccttgtaactgcactattccactgggctccctctggttcacacacatgtactcagtcttgcttctactgactttcattccccttctctccaaagcatatctccacttctccagactagactcaacttgctctctactctcactacagatcacaatgtcatctgtaaacatcatagtccatggggactcctgtctgatctcatctgtcaacctgtccgtcaccactgcaaacaagaaaggactcagagctgatccttggtgtaatcccaccttcaccttgaatgagtctgtcattccgactgcgcatctcaccgctgtcacactattcttgtacatgtcctgcactaccctaacatacttctctgccactccagacttcctcatacaataccacaactcttctcttggcaccctatcataagctttttctaagtccacaaacacacaatgtaactctttctgtccttctctgtacttttccaacagtattctcagagcaaacattgcatctgtagtgctctttctcggcatgaaaccatattgctgctcacagatcttcacctgttttctacgcctagcttctactactctttcccataacttcatgctgtggctgatcagctttatgcctctgtagttactgcagctctgcacatcacccttgttcttgaaaataggaaccagcacacttcgtctccactcctcaggcatcctctcactttccaagattttattaaacaatctggttagaaactctactgccatctctcctagacatttccatgcctccattggaatgtcatctggaccaactgcctttccactcttcatcctcttcatagcagccctcgcttcttccttgctaatctcttttacttcctgatttactctcaccacatcatccagccttttctctcgctcattttctttattcatcaactcttcaaaatattccctccaccttctcagcacacactcctcacttgtcagcacattaccatgtgcatcttttaccaccctaacctgctgcacatcctttccagctctgtccctttgtctggccaatcggtacaagtccttttctccttccttactgttcaacttcttgtacagctcgcaatatgccttttcctttgcttttgccacttctcttcttgccttacgccgcatctccttgtactcctgtctactttcttcatctctccgactatcccaaaactttttcgccaacctccttctccttatgctttcctggacctcttcattccaccaccaagtctccttgtcttccttccactgtccagatgtcatacccagtactgccctagctgtctccctcaccacatctgcagtacttttccagttgtccaaaattgcttcccctccaactagtgcttctctcacctgctcgctaaatttcacacaacagtcttcctccttcagcttccaccatctgatcctttgttgagctctcactctcttcttcttctttatctctaaagtcatcctacaaacagccatcctatgctgtctagtgacactctctcctgctaccaccttacagtctgtgatttcttttagcttgcatctcctataaagaagtcTCAATTACTGCTGTTTataaatttatttgcatttttaaaaattattaactTGATTATTAAGGTCAGATCTTCTTGTGACACTCAT
This region includes:
- the cplx4c gene encoding complexin-4c — its product is MAFLVNQMLGDKLKSFTSSCGEGDGKAGAAGKETPESKGMSREEFEEYQRQLVEERIQRDKDFATKKAERANLRVALRDKYRLPDSAQDTATVQMAGDDIDLPEDLAKMVEDDEEEEETNDSLLHQIQNMDMDTLKAKAQATMTEMKQTAEEKCTVT